A window of Rhododendron vialii isolate Sample 1 chromosome 11a, ASM3025357v1 contains these coding sequences:
- the LOC131308882 gene encoding uncharacterized CRM domain-containing protein At3g25440, chloroplastic isoform X1, with the protein MMTSASASIRGIRRRFSNIILCCKSHHLCTARRGSLLLLEPSVSSSSIFHEAGFTRFLTSITYPNQTEKKLEGPLPALCFSSTLSTLSMQRSLVLGHRNGLVKWLDARCMSNASFELKMENGVVRFSLGKQLDKNASPKSGKKMPKRVKMSKKTKLNELRMYRLKAKKKMNSPNPEVRIRYKLEKAKRKEEWLIEKLRKFEMPKSPAETYDPEILTEEEMFYLKRTGEKKKNYVPVGRRGVFGGVVLNMHLHWKKHETVKVICRPCKPGQINEYAEELTRLSKGIVIDIKPNNTIIFYRGKNYVQPKVMSPPDTLSKAKALEKYTYEQSLEHTSQFIEKLEKELEEYHKHLDRYRKRKEEGNAPRVSV; encoded by the exons atgatgacaaGTGCTTCTGCTTCAATCAGGGGTATTAGACGCCGATTTTCCAACATCATCCTCTGCTGCAAATCTCATCATCTGTGCACTGCCAGGAG GGGCTCTTTATTGTTGTTAGAGCCTAGCGTTTCAAGTTCCTCAATATTTCATGAGGCGGGATTTACTCGTTTTCTTACTTCCATCACGTATCCAAACCAGACAGAAAAAAAGTTGGAGGGACCTCTTCCTGCATTATGTTTTTCCTCTACGCTAAGTACTTTATCGATGCAGAGATCATTGGTGCTTGGGCATCGGAATGGTCTTGTAAAATGGCTAGATGCTAGATGTATGAGCAATGCATCATTTGAGCTGAAGATGGAGAATGGTGTTGTCAGGTTTAGTTTGGGAAAGCAGCTTGATAAGAATGCATCTCCAAAAAGTGGGAAGAAGATGCCTAAACGGGTTAAAATGTCTAAGAAGACCAAATTAAACGAACTCAGGATGTATCGTCTGAAGGCAAAGAAAAAGATGAATTCTCCAAATCCAGAAGTTAGGATTAGATACAAACTTGAGAAG GCCAAACGGAAGGAAGAGTGGTTGATTGAGAAACTTAGGAAATTTGAGATGCCTAAATCCCCGGCTGAAACATATGATCCTGAAATTCTTACTGAGGAAGAGATGTTCTACCTAAAGCGTACTggtgagaagaagaagaactatGTTCCAGTTGGGCGGCGAGGAGTATTTGGAGGTGTTGTGCTCAATATGCATCTTCATTGGAAGAAGCACGAGACTGTTAAGGTTATATGCAGGCCTTGCAAGCCCGGGCAGATTAACGAGTATGCCGAAGAGCTTACGCGGCTTAGCAAAGGCATTGTGATTGACATAAAACCTAACAACACTATCATATTCTACCGTGGGAAGAACTATGTACAGCCAAAAGTGATGTCACCTCCTGATACCCTGTCAAAAGCCAAG GCCCTGGAAAAATATACGTATGAGCAGTCCCTAGAGCATACAAGTCAGTTCATTGAGAAACTGGAGAAAGAGCTGGAAGAATATCATAAACACCTTGATCGGTATAGGAAAAGGAAGGAGGAAGGGAATGCCCCACGAGTATCAGTTTAA
- the LOC131308882 gene encoding uncharacterized CRM domain-containing protein At3g25440, chloroplastic isoform X2: MMTSASASIRGIRRRFSNIILCCKSHHLCTARRFSLGKQLDKNASPKSGKKMPKRVKMSKKTKLNELRMYRLKAKKKMNSPNPEVRIRYKLEKAKRKEEWLIEKLRKFEMPKSPAETYDPEILTEEEMFYLKRTGEKKKNYVPVGRRGVFGGVVLNMHLHWKKHETVKVICRPCKPGQINEYAEELTRLSKGIVIDIKPNNTIIFYRGKNYVQPKVMSPPDTLSKAKALEKYTYEQSLEHTSQFIEKLEKELEEYHKHLDRYRKRKEEGNAPRVSV; the protein is encoded by the exons atgatgacaaGTGCTTCTGCTTCAATCAGGGGTATTAGACGCCGATTTTCCAACATCATCCTCTGCTGCAAATCTCATCATCTGTGCACTGCCAGGAG GTTTAGTTTGGGAAAGCAGCTTGATAAGAATGCATCTCCAAAAAGTGGGAAGAAGATGCCTAAACGGGTTAAAATGTCTAAGAAGACCAAATTAAACGAACTCAGGATGTATCGTCTGAAGGCAAAGAAAAAGATGAATTCTCCAAATCCAGAAGTTAGGATTAGATACAAACTTGAGAAG GCCAAACGGAAGGAAGAGTGGTTGATTGAGAAACTTAGGAAATTTGAGATGCCTAAATCCCCGGCTGAAACATATGATCCTGAAATTCTTACTGAGGAAGAGATGTTCTACCTAAAGCGTACTggtgagaagaagaagaactatGTTCCAGTTGGGCGGCGAGGAGTATTTGGAGGTGTTGTGCTCAATATGCATCTTCATTGGAAGAAGCACGAGACTGTTAAGGTTATATGCAGGCCTTGCAAGCCCGGGCAGATTAACGAGTATGCCGAAGAGCTTACGCGGCTTAGCAAAGGCATTGTGATTGACATAAAACCTAACAACACTATCATATTCTACCGTGGGAAGAACTATGTACAGCCAAAAGTGATGTCACCTCCTGATACCCTGTCAAAAGCCAAG GCCCTGGAAAAATATACGTATGAGCAGTCCCTAGAGCATACAAGTCAGTTCATTGAGAAACTGGAGAAAGAGCTGGAAGAATATCATAAACACCTTGATCGGTATAGGAAAAGGAAGGAGGAAGGGAATGCCCCACGAGTATCAGTTTAA
- the LOC131308882 gene encoding uncharacterized CRM domain-containing protein At3g25440, chloroplastic isoform X3, whose amino-acid sequence MSNASFELKMENGVVRFSLGKQLDKNASPKSGKKMPKRVKMSKKTKLNELRMYRLKAKKKMNSPNPEVRIRYKLEKAKRKEEWLIEKLRKFEMPKSPAETYDPEILTEEEMFYLKRTGEKKKNYVPVGRRGVFGGVVLNMHLHWKKHETVKVICRPCKPGQINEYAEELTRLSKGIVIDIKPNNTIIFYRGKNYVQPKVMSPPDTLSKAKALEKYTYEQSLEHTSQFIEKLEKELEEYHKHLDRYRKRKEEGNAPRVSV is encoded by the exons ATGAGCAATGCATCATTTGAGCTGAAGATGGAGAATGGTGTTGTCAGGTTTAGTTTGGGAAAGCAGCTTGATAAGAATGCATCTCCAAAAAGTGGGAAGAAGATGCCTAAACGGGTTAAAATGTCTAAGAAGACCAAATTAAACGAACTCAGGATGTATCGTCTGAAGGCAAAGAAAAAGATGAATTCTCCAAATCCAGAAGTTAGGATTAGATACAAACTTGAGAAG GCCAAACGGAAGGAAGAGTGGTTGATTGAGAAACTTAGGAAATTTGAGATGCCTAAATCCCCGGCTGAAACATATGATCCTGAAATTCTTACTGAGGAAGAGATGTTCTACCTAAAGCGTACTggtgagaagaagaagaactatGTTCCAGTTGGGCGGCGAGGAGTATTTGGAGGTGTTGTGCTCAATATGCATCTTCATTGGAAGAAGCACGAGACTGTTAAGGTTATATGCAGGCCTTGCAAGCCCGGGCAGATTAACGAGTATGCCGAAGAGCTTACGCGGCTTAGCAAAGGCATTGTGATTGACATAAAACCTAACAACACTATCATATTCTACCGTGGGAAGAACTATGTACAGCCAAAAGTGATGTCACCTCCTGATACCCTGTCAAAAGCCAAG GCCCTGGAAAAATATACGTATGAGCAGTCCCTAGAGCATACAAGTCAGTTCATTGAGAAACTGGAGAAAGAGCTGGAAGAATATCATAAACACCTTGATCGGTATAGGAAAAGGAAGGAGGAAGGGAATGCCCCACGAGTATCAGTTTAA
- the LOC131308883 gene encoding uncharacterized protein LOC131308883, translated as MGDSPKKPNVKKKKKRGGSKKKMTVEQSIAYKRVSEWVFLDRSSAPANSSATDDDFAAAVINHGKLSEKLVFELHSHSICSDGFLSPAKLVERAHQNGVKVLSLTDHDTMAGIPEALVAARRFGIKIIPGVEISTIYYPRGESGSEEPVHILAYYSSCGPTRSEELEKFLANIRDGRYLRAKNMISKLNKLKFPLKWEQVAKIAGKGVAPGRLHVARAMVEEGYVENLKQAFARYLYDGGPAYSTGSEPLAEEAVQFICETGGVAVLAHPWALKNPVAIVRRLKDAGLHGIEVYRSDGRLAVYSDLADAYDLIKLGGSDFHGRGGQSESNLGSVSLPVLAVNDFLRAARPIWCGAIRGILENYAEDPSQSKLVQIMKFGKTRRVLKGGSLVKSKCDLIDLCLSSWLTSEERQDSAFEAIKLKLSGLPINEEGIQAVTADK; from the exons ATGGGTGACAGCCCAAAGAAACCAAatgtcaagaagaagaagaagcgtGGAGGTAGCAAGAAGAAGATGACAGTCGAACAGAGCATAGCGTATAAACGCGTGAGTGAATGGGTTTTCTTGGACCGGTCTTCAGCGCCTGCCAATTCCTCTGCCACGGATGATGATTTTGCGGCTGCCGTGATAAACCACGGCAAGTTATCTGAGAAGTTGGTGTTCGAATTGCATTCGCATTCGATTTGCAGTGATGGATTCTTGTCACCTGCCAAACTCGTTGAGAGAGCCCATCAAAATGGG GTGAAAGTTCTCTCTCTGACAGATCACGACACCATGGCTGGCATTCCTGAAGCACTGGTTGCAGCTCGCAGATTTGGTATCAAGATCATCCCTGGTGTCGAAATTAGTACAATCTACTACCCAAG GGGGGAGTCTGGTTCCGAGGAACCAGTTCACATCCTTGCATATTACAGCAGCTGCGGGCCAACGAGATCTGAAGAACTGGAGAAGTTTTTGGCTAACATAAGGGATGGACGTTATCTACGTGCAAAGAACATGatttcaaaattgaacaaactTAAATTTCCTCTCAAGTGGGAGCAAGTTGCGAAGATTGCTGGCAAGGGTGTAGCTCCTGGGAGACTACATGTTGCTCGAGCTATGGTTGAAGAAGGTTACGTTGAGAATCTGAAACAAGCTTTTGCCCGATACCTTTATGATGGCGGACCTGCTTATTCAAC AGGGAGTGAACCTCTTGCGGAGGAAGCAGTGCAATTTATATGTGAAACTGGGGGGGTGGCTGTGCTGGCTCATCCGTGGGCGTTGAAGAATCCTGTTGCCATTGTAAGGAGGCTGAAAGATGCAGGCCTTCATGGAATAGAGGTTTATAGAAGCGATGGAAGATTGGCAG TATACAGTGACCTAGCAGATGCATACGACCTAATTAAGCTTGGAGGATCAGATTTCCATGGGAGAGGTGGGCAAAGCGAGTCTAATTTGGGAAGTGTGAGCCTTCCAGTTTTAGCCGTGAATGACTTCCTAAGGGCAGCAAGACCAATATGGTGTGGTGCTATAAGGGGTATTCTCGAGAACTATGCTGAGGATCCCTCTCAATCTAAGCTAGTCCAGATCATGAAGTTTGGCAAGACTAGGAGGGTTCTCAAGGGTGGGTCACTTGTTAAGAGCAAATGTGATTTGATTGATCTTTGCTTGTCTTCATGGTTGACAAGCGAAGAAAGGCAGGACTCCGCGTTTGAGGCTATCAAGTTGAAGCTTTCCGGACTTCCTATCAACGAGGAAGGGATTCAAGCCGTTACTGCAGACAAATAG
- the LOC131307108 gene encoding NDR1/HIN1-like protein 13, which produces MEEIEPEHPKQHETNGDTQHSAYPPSTLPRENRDAMVKSLSQIEELDDSTVQRIDHEIQGDDTQQYSTNPPATLQQEMHIVQLPADQIYRTLPSRNSSSTTERITPTYFVCCETPVAYLCMWLFFILVIAAIFLIIIVAILYLALKPRSPKFYVENFTVRNPHSANNQDSNLKYDVNMRSENPNSHVGFLYQKGGHAALFFNEEEIAAGEPPSFYHGKNHSVQFVVVLESPKDKLPEGIQTVPLVLSMHVPVKLRLWLLKVWTIKMGITCNIRVGGLGGKGQVLSDGCHHKIHV; this is translated from the coding sequence ATGGAAGAAATAGAGCCAGAACATCCAAAACAACATGAAACAAATGGTGACACTCAACATTCTGCATATCCACCATCGACACTTCCCAGGGAAAATCGGGATGCAATGGTgaaatctctctctcagatCGAAGAGCTTGATGATAGTACTGTACAACGCATAGATCATGAGATACAAGGTGATGATACCCAGCAATATTCCACAAATCCACCAGCAACACTGCAACAAGAAATGCACATTGTCCAACTACCCGCGGATCAAATATACCGCACTCTACCCTCCAGAAATTCATCTTCGACCACCGAAAGAATTACCCCTACTTACTTTGTGTGCTGCGAAACACCGGTCGCTTATTTGTGCATGTGGCTCTTCTTCATCTTAGTCATTGCCGCGATCTTTCTCATCATAATCGTCGCCATTTTATACCTTGCTCTGAAACCCAGGAGTCCCAAGTTCTATGTCGAGAATTTTACCGTTAGAAACCCGCATTCTGCCAACAACCAAGACTCTAACCTCAAGTATGATGTCAACATGAGATCCGAAAACCCAAATTCGCATGTCGGATTTCTCTATCAGAAAGGTGGCCATGCCGCTCTTTTTTTCAATGAAGAAGAAATAGCTGCAGGTGAGCCTCCATCTTTCTACCATGGAAAGAACCATTCAGTCCAGTTTGTAGTAGTACTAGAGAGCCCTAAGGATAAGTTACCGGAGGGGATTCAAACAGTACCATTAGTACTATCAATGCATGTTCCAGTTAAACTGAGACTTTGGTTATTGAAGGTCTGGACCATTAAGATGGGCATTACATGCAATATCAGAGTGGGTGGATTGGGGGGAAAGGGGCAGGTTTTATCAGATGGGTGTCATCACAAGATTCATGTCTAA